The Oxalobacter aliiformigenes nucleotide sequence TTTCACCTAAGTCAGTCAGATCGGCATTGGACATCTTAACATTTGGTTCCAATTGGGTAGCCAACGCATGAACAGGTAGGAGTCCCAAAGAGAGCAAAGCCTTCCCTGGCACTCGATTTTACCTTGGAATATCTGGTGTATTAGACTCTTGCTTCGGCCTGACGCCAGAAAATAGCTAGCGGCTCTCATTGAGGTGAAGGTACAGTACCATCACGCTCAAGTGGTAGGCAATCTCGTCTGCAAACCCAAACAGGTACATGAGATAGATCTGTTTTCTCGCTGACAGCTTCAGTAGGATTTTCTCAAACTAAAGACTTATACAATTTATTAGTTGTATAATAGTGTGAATACAATCAATAAGTTGTAAACCTAGGAATGAAACAAGATTCTGTACTTCTCGGGCAACAATTACGCAAAATTCGTCTTGCGCGGAATTTGCGCCAAAAGGACATGCTTTTTCGGATAGGCATGTCGCAGCAACAATATCAGAGCATTGAGTCCGGTAAAGACATGCGTCTCTCAACGCTATTTCGTATTCTGGAAGGTTTGGATGCTTCCATGGTACTGGTTCCCAATGAAAAAATGGATGAGATCGATCAGATACTCCATCCCGGGGAAACGATGAATGCATCTACCCTGCTCGATACCATGAAAGATCTGGAGGATTGAAATGCCGTAACAGATCATCGAGGCGCTTGATATACGACTATATGACAAGCAAGTCGCTGTACAGACCCATTATGCCGGTAGCCGAAATCATCTGGTTTTCAGTCCAGACTATATCACCATTCCATCCAATCGCCAGGAAACATTAGCACAGCTGGCAGGTAAAAATTATTTTGAGCAGGTCAGAAGTTATCAACTCAGGCTTGATCCGGTACTGTCAAACCTGTTACCGGAAGGGAGCTTGCGGGAATGGATGGCGAAACAGCTGAAAATTCATATAGATGATGAATTTGCTCTGTTGGCCTGCACAGGGGGGACTTGCCTGGTGCGATTTCTGCCCTTCCTCTGGCTGCACAAAATATTCCAGATTGGGCTTTGCCAGAAAACAGCCGTACGGAACCAGTCACTCTCGAGACTAGCAGGTACAAGCTACATTTCTCACTAGCTGGCGTTCAGATGAAATTTTCCGGAATCCATCAGGATGGTCGTTACCGGATTGGCTCTTCTGACGGCAATGATTACTGGATTATCAAAACGCCATCGACAGTACATTCTCATGTCCCGAAAAATGAATACACATCCATGCGGCTGGCTGAGGCAGCAGGGGTAGATATACCGGAAATCCGATTGGTTCCGCTAAGTTCGATCGACAATCTGCAAGATATTCGTCTGCCAGATGAGAAATATGCCTCCGCTATCCGGCGCTTCGACCGTCAGCAAAATAAAAGGCTGCATAGCGAGGACTTTGCTCAAATATTTGCGCTGTACCCACACAACAAATACGGTTCTGCCAACTACGAACAGATCGGCCGGATGATATACCAATTCTGCCAG carries:
- a CDS encoding HipA N-terminal domain-containing protein, coding for MRLYDKQVAVQTHYAGSRNHLVFSPDYITIPSNRQETLAQLAGKNYFEQVRSYQLRLDPVLSNLLPEGSLREWMAKQLKIHIDDEFALLACTGGTCLVRFLPFLWLHKIFQIGLCQKTAVRNQSLSRLAGTSYISH
- a CDS encoding helix-turn-helix domain-containing protein, which translates into the protein MKQDSVLLGQQLRKIRLARNLRQKDMLFRIGMSQQQYQSIESGKDMRLSTLFRILEGLDASMVLVPNEKMDEIDQILHPGETMNASTLLDTMKDLED